A single region of the Actinoplanes sp. SE50/110 genome encodes:
- the nuoL gene encoding NADH-quinone oxidoreductase subunit L, translating to MEHTYAPATGVLSGIWLLVAIPLVSSAILLLLGRRADRWGHWLGVLAVAASFVLGLIFFIKLGGLAAEQRSAELSLFDFIDVGSLKVDFGLLFDPLAGVFVLLITGVGSLIHLYAVGYMEHDPGRRRFFGYFNLFVAAMLLLVLGNNYVMLYFGWEGVGVASYLLISFWYTRPSAATAGKKAFLMNRVGDAGLAIGVFLMFTTVGGTQYSTVFGRIGSLGSTTVLIMGLLLLLGACGKSGQFPLQAWLPDAMEGPTPVSALIHAATMVTAGVYLIARSNPIFSANDTLQLVVVSVGALTLLIGCIIGTAKDDIKRVLAWSTVSQIGYMFLGVGLGGAAYALAIIHLLAHGFFKANMFLGAGSVMHGMHDQVDIRRFGGLSKYMKTTWLTFMMGWLAIIGIPPLSGFFTKEPIIAAAFDRPGWTGWLFGGAAMLGAGLTAFYMTRLFVLTFHGPQRYTEENTHPHESPAIMTIPLILLALGSVVAGWVMSTTVVDWLNPVFGEQPEHTEKLWITLLSILLTLIGAGLAWARFRRGTEPAPEPAGVVVTAARRNLYTDAFNEAVFERPGIYLTRALVYLDGRGIDGLVNGLAAAVGGGSGRLRRLQTGFVRSYALSMLTGAMLLVGAFLAIQLGWLA from the coding sequence GTGGAACACACCTACGCCCCCGCGACGGGCGTGCTGAGCGGGATCTGGCTGCTCGTGGCCATCCCGCTGGTCAGCTCGGCGATCCTGCTGCTGCTCGGTCGACGCGCCGACCGGTGGGGACACTGGCTCGGCGTACTCGCGGTCGCCGCGTCCTTCGTACTCGGCCTGATCTTCTTCATCAAGCTCGGCGGACTCGCCGCCGAGCAGCGGTCCGCGGAGCTCAGCCTCTTCGACTTCATCGACGTCGGGAGCCTGAAGGTCGACTTCGGTCTGCTCTTCGACCCGCTGGCCGGCGTGTTCGTGCTGCTGATCACCGGGGTCGGATCGCTGATCCACCTGTACGCGGTCGGCTACATGGAGCACGACCCGGGTCGGCGCCGCTTCTTCGGCTACTTCAACCTGTTCGTCGCGGCGATGCTGCTGCTCGTCCTCGGCAACAACTACGTGATGCTCTACTTCGGCTGGGAGGGTGTCGGTGTGGCGTCCTACCTGCTGATCTCCTTCTGGTACACGCGCCCGTCGGCGGCCACCGCCGGCAAGAAGGCGTTCCTGATGAACCGGGTCGGTGACGCCGGCCTGGCGATCGGCGTGTTCCTGATGTTCACCACGGTGGGCGGCACGCAGTACTCCACGGTGTTCGGCAGAATCGGCTCGCTGGGGTCGACGACCGTACTCATCATGGGTCTGCTCCTGCTCCTCGGCGCCTGCGGCAAGTCCGGCCAGTTCCCGCTGCAGGCCTGGCTGCCGGACGCGATGGAGGGCCCGACCCCGGTGTCGGCCCTGATCCACGCGGCCACCATGGTCACCGCGGGCGTCTACCTGATCGCCCGGTCCAATCCGATCTTCTCGGCCAACGACACGCTGCAGCTGGTGGTGGTCAGCGTGGGTGCGCTGACGCTGCTGATCGGCTGCATCATCGGCACCGCCAAGGACGACATCAAGCGGGTGCTGGCCTGGTCGACGGTCAGCCAGATCGGCTACATGTTCCTCGGCGTCGGGCTCGGCGGGGCGGCGTACGCGCTGGCCATCATCCACCTGCTGGCGCACGGCTTCTTCAAGGCGAACATGTTCCTCGGGGCCGGGTCGGTCATGCACGGCATGCACGACCAGGTCGACATCCGGCGGTTCGGCGGCCTCAGCAAATACATGAAGACCACCTGGCTCACCTTCATGATGGGCTGGCTGGCGATCATCGGCATCCCGCCGCTGTCCGGCTTCTTCACCAAGGAGCCGATCATCGCGGCGGCGTTCGACCGCCCCGGCTGGACCGGCTGGCTGTTCGGTGGCGCGGCGATGCTCGGCGCGGGCCTGACCGCCTTCTACATGACCCGGCTGTTCGTGCTCACCTTCCACGGACCGCAGCGCTACACCGAGGAGAACACGCACCCGCACGAGTCGCCGGCGATCATGACGATCCCGCTGATCCTGCTGGCGCTCGGTTCGGTGGTGGCCGGCTGGGTGATGTCGACGACCGTGGTCGACTGGCTCAACCCGGTCTTCGGCGAGCAGCCCGAGCACACCGAGAAGCTGTGGATCACGCTGCTCAGCATCCTGCTGACGCTGATCGGCGCCGGCCTGGCCTGGGCCCGGTTCCGCCGCGGCACCGAGCCGGCACCGGAACCGGCGGGGGTGGTGGTCACCGCGGCCCGACGCAACCTGTACACCGACGCGTTCAACGAGGCGGTGTTCGAACGGCCCGGCATCTACCTCACCCGGGCGCTGGTCTACCTGGACGGCAGGGGCATCGACGGCCTGGTCAACGGGCTGGCGGCGGCGGTGGGCGGCGGCTCCGGCCGGCTCCGGCGGCTGCAGACCGGCTTCGTCCGCTCGTACGCCCTGTCCATGCTCACCGGCGCCATGCTCCTGGTGGGCGCCTTCCTCGCGATCCAGTTGGGGTGGCTGGCGTGA
- a CDS encoding NADH-quinone oxidoreductase subunit M: protein MKDFPFLSILTLLPLVGAIGVACIPRARAELAKLVALISSLVVLALSIFMWVGYTVDSKDRFQFHESYAWIPSWHASFTFAADGIALVMLMLVTVLFPIVILASWNDVDQSKRSAPTYFALLLAFEFTMIGVFAAADIFLFYVFFEIMLVPMYFIIGSFGAGQKQYAAVKFFLYSLVGGLFMLAAVIGLWVNGGHTFDFEALVKAAQSINTDTARWLFLGFFVAFAIKAPFFPFHTWLPDSGAAAPAGAAALLVGVMDKVGTFGILRYCLPLFPEASRWFAPAALVIAVIGIIYAALLAVGQNDLKRLVSYTSIAHFGFIGIGIFAFTTQGGTGSVLYMVNHGLATGLLFIVVGMFVARRESSLVSDFGGAGKLVPVLAGVLFFAGLASLALPGTAPFVSEFLVLLGTFSTHKAYAVVATAGIVLAAAYVLWMIQRTTQGTLNPALEEKPGMRIDLTLREKVVVAPLIVLLLVLGFYPKPVTDVINPAVQMTLQHDVGTQDPAPVVADGKAGR, encoded by the coding sequence GTGAAAGATTTCCCGTTCCTGTCAATCCTCACGTTGCTGCCGCTGGTCGGGGCGATCGGGGTGGCCTGCATTCCGCGGGCCAGGGCTGAGCTGGCCAAGCTGGTCGCGCTGATCTCCTCGCTGGTGGTGCTCGCACTCAGCATCTTCATGTGGGTGGGTTACACGGTCGACAGCAAGGACCGGTTCCAGTTCCACGAGTCGTACGCCTGGATCCCGTCCTGGCACGCCAGCTTCACCTTCGCCGCGGACGGCATCGCCCTGGTGATGCTGATGCTGGTGACCGTGCTGTTCCCGATCGTCATCCTGGCGTCCTGGAACGACGTGGACCAGAGCAAGCGGTCCGCGCCGACCTACTTCGCCCTGCTGCTGGCCTTCGAGTTCACCATGATCGGGGTGTTCGCCGCGGCGGACATCTTCCTGTTCTACGTGTTCTTCGAGATCATGCTGGTCCCGATGTACTTCATCATCGGCTCGTTCGGCGCCGGCCAGAAGCAGTACGCCGCGGTGAAGTTCTTCCTCTACAGCCTGGTCGGCGGTCTGTTCATGCTGGCCGCGGTGATCGGGCTGTGGGTCAACGGCGGACACACCTTCGACTTCGAGGCGCTCGTCAAGGCCGCGCAGTCGATCAACACGGACACCGCCCGCTGGCTGTTCCTCGGCTTCTTCGTGGCGTTCGCGATCAAGGCGCCGTTCTTCCCGTTCCACACCTGGCTGCCGGACTCCGGTGCGGCCGCCCCGGCCGGTGCGGCCGCCCTGCTGGTCGGCGTGATGGACAAGGTCGGCACGTTCGGCATCCTGCGGTACTGCCTCCCGCTGTTCCCCGAGGCGTCCCGCTGGTTCGCGCCGGCCGCCCTGGTCATCGCGGTGATCGGGATCATCTACGCGGCCCTGCTCGCGGTCGGTCAGAACGACCTGAAGCGGCTCGTGTCATACACCTCGATCGCGCACTTCGGATTCATCGGCATCGGCATCTTCGCCTTCACCACCCAGGGTGGCACCGGCTCGGTGCTGTACATGGTCAACCACGGTCTGGCCACCGGCCTGCTGTTCATCGTGGTCGGCATGTTCGTGGCCCGCCGCGAATCGTCGCTGGTCAGCGACTTCGGCGGGGCCGGCAAGCTGGTCCCGGTGCTGGCCGGGGTGCTGTTCTTCGCCGGTCTGGCCTCACTGGCCCTGCCCGGCACGGCGCCGTTCGTCAGCGAATTCCTGGTGCTGCTCGGCACGTTCAGCACGCACAAGGCGTACGCGGTGGTCGCCACCGCCGGCATCGTGCTGGCCGCGGCGTACGTGCTCTGGATGATCCAGCGGACCACCCAGGGCACGCTCAACCCGGCCCTCGAGGAGAAGCCGGGCATGCGGATCGACCTCACCCTGCGGGAGAAGGTCGTGGTCGCCCCGCTGATCGTGCTCCTGCTGGTGCTCGGCTTCTACCCGAAGCCGGTCACCGACGTGATCAACCCGGCGGTGCAGATGACACTGCAGCACGACGTCGGCACGCAGGACCCGGCCCCGGTGGTCGCGGACGGAAAGGCTGGCCGATGA
- the nuoN gene encoding NADH-quinone oxidoreductase subunit NuoN, whose product MKLPPIDYGALAPMLILFGVACLGVLLEVLVPRRSRNVVQLSLALLGVAAALTVLVIHRNDRLVTIGGAVAIDGPTVFLQGAILLLGAVSLFLIGERSVEAGGAFVAQAAVVVGSDKDSRQSAGQPGLTEVYPLATFALGGMLLFVAANDLLTMFVALEVFSLPLYLLCALARRRRLLSQEAALKYFLLGSYASAFFLFGVALLYGFAGGVQLSVIHQAVVSPQRDQLLLYGGLGLVAIGLLFKSALAPFHVWTPDVYQGAPTPVTAFMAACTKVAAFGALLRVFYVAFEGVRWDFQPVLGAVAVLTMFIGAILAVTQTDMKRLLAYSSIANAGYLMVGVLALNEDGLSSTMFYLVAYGFSVIAAFAIVSLVRDADGEATHLSRWAGIGRKSPLLAGVFTLVLLAFAGIPLTSGFTAKFAVFAAATAGGQTWLVIFGVISSMLIAFPYVRVIVLMWQSEPSENTPSVSIPGFLTSAALGLGVLVTVALGVVPGALIDLTRDAAQFVR is encoded by the coding sequence ATGAAACTCCCACCGATCGACTACGGCGCACTGGCCCCCATGCTGATCCTCTTCGGGGTCGCCTGCCTCGGGGTGCTCCTCGAAGTGCTGGTGCCGCGGCGGTCCCGCAACGTCGTGCAGCTGTCGCTGGCCCTGCTGGGTGTCGCGGCGGCGCTGACCGTCCTGGTCATCCACCGCAACGACCGGCTCGTCACGATCGGCGGCGCGGTCGCGATCGACGGGCCGACCGTCTTCCTGCAGGGCGCGATCCTGTTGCTCGGCGCGGTCTCGCTGTTCCTGATCGGCGAGCGGTCGGTCGAGGCCGGCGGTGCGTTCGTGGCCCAGGCGGCGGTCGTGGTCGGCTCCGATAAGGACAGCCGGCAGTCGGCCGGGCAGCCCGGGCTCACCGAGGTGTACCCGCTGGCCACCTTCGCGCTCGGCGGCATGCTGCTGTTCGTCGCCGCGAACGACCTGCTCACCATGTTCGTGGCACTGGAGGTCTTCTCGCTGCCGCTGTACCTGCTGTGCGCGCTGGCCCGCCGCCGGCGCCTGCTCAGCCAGGAGGCCGCCCTCAAGTACTTCCTGCTCGGGTCGTACGCCTCGGCGTTCTTCCTGTTCGGTGTCGCGCTACTGTACGGCTTCGCCGGCGGCGTCCAGCTCAGCGTCATCCACCAGGCGGTGGTCAGCCCGCAGCGGGACCAGCTGCTCCTCTACGGCGGTCTCGGACTGGTCGCGATCGGCCTGCTCTTCAAGAGCGCGCTGGCCCCGTTCCACGTCTGGACCCCGGACGTCTACCAGGGCGCTCCGACCCCGGTCACCGCGTTCATGGCGGCCTGCACCAAGGTGGCCGCGTTCGGGGCCCTGCTCCGGGTGTTCTACGTGGCCTTCGAGGGCGTCCGCTGGGACTTCCAGCCGGTCCTCGGGGCGGTCGCGGTGCTCACCATGTTCATCGGCGCGATCCTGGCGGTCACCCAGACCGACATGAAGCGGCTGCTGGCCTACTCGTCGATCGCCAACGCCGGCTACCTGATGGTCGGCGTCCTGGCGCTCAACGAGGACGGGCTGAGCAGCACGATGTTCTACCTGGTGGCCTACGGCTTCTCGGTGATCGCCGCGTTCGCGATCGTCAGCCTGGTCCGGGACGCCGACGGCGAGGCCACCCACCTGTCCCGGTGGGCCGGCATCGGCCGCAAGAGTCCGCTGCTGGCCGGCGTCTTCACCCTGGTCCTGCTCGCCTTCGCCGGCATCCCGCTGACCAGTGGCTTCACCGCCAAGTTCGCGGTCTTCGCGGCGGCCACCGCGGGCGGGCAGACCTGGCTGGTCATCTTCGGCGTGATCAGCAGCATGCTGATCGCCTTCCCGTACGTCCGGGTGATCGTGCTGATGTGGCAGTCCGAGCCGAGCGAGAACACCCCGTCGGTCTCCATCCCGGGCTTCCTCACCTCGGCCGCACTGGGCCTCGGGGTGCTGGTCACCGTGGCGCTCGGCGTGGTGCCGGGGGCGCTGATCGACCTGACGCGGGATGCCGCCCAGTTTGTTCGCTGA
- a CDS encoding polyprenyl synthetase family protein translates to MDASVSAMLTAVEEALRVRVASADPLVTEAARHLADAGGKRLRPILVALGAQFGDPARPELIDAANVVELTHLATLYHDDVMDEAPVRRGTPSANARWGNSVAILVGDYLFAQAAELAAKLGTEAVHLQAQTFSRLVHGQIAETVGPRGTDPIQHYLQVIADKTGSLIATAARFGGLFSGARPELVEALAGYGELIGLVFQLSDDLLDIASESVQSGKTPGTDLREGVPTLPVLYALAGDDADPAAVRLRELLSAGPITDDALHAEALGLLRESAAMKQARETVRGYAEAARERLAPLPEGEAKRAMELLCDYMADRTN, encoded by the coding sequence ATGGACGCGTCGGTGTCGGCGATGCTGACCGCCGTCGAGGAAGCGCTGCGGGTCCGCGTCGCCAGCGCCGACCCCCTGGTGACCGAGGCGGCCCGCCACCTCGCCGACGCCGGCGGCAAACGACTCCGCCCGATCCTCGTCGCGCTCGGCGCCCAATTCGGCGACCCGGCCCGCCCCGAGCTGATCGACGCGGCCAACGTGGTCGAGCTGACCCACCTGGCCACGCTGTACCACGACGACGTGATGGACGAGGCCCCGGTCCGCCGCGGCACCCCCAGCGCCAACGCGCGCTGGGGCAACTCGGTCGCCATCCTGGTCGGCGACTACCTGTTCGCCCAGGCCGCCGAGCTGGCCGCCAAACTCGGCACCGAGGCCGTCCACCTGCAGGCGCAGACCTTCTCCCGGCTGGTGCACGGGCAGATCGCCGAAACCGTGGGCCCGCGGGGCACCGACCCGATTCAGCACTATCTGCAGGTCATCGCCGACAAGACCGGGTCGCTGATCGCCACTGCGGCGCGCTTCGGCGGGCTGTTCTCCGGGGCGCGGCCCGAGCTGGTCGAGGCGCTCGCCGGGTACGGGGAGCTGATCGGGCTGGTCTTCCAGCTCTCCGATGACCTGCTGGACATCGCCTCCGAGTCGGTGCAGTCCGGGAAAACGCCGGGGACCGATCTGCGGGAAGGGGTGCCGACCCTGCCGGTGCTCTACGCGCTGGCGGGGGACGACGCGGATCCGGCTGCGGTGCGGCTGCGGGAGCTGCTCTCCGCGGGGCCGATCACCGATGATGCGCTGCACGCTGAGGCGTTGGGGCTGCTGCGGGAGTCGGCGGCGATGAAGCAGGCGCGGGAGACGGTGCGGGGGTATGCGGAGGCGGCTCGCGAGCGGCTGGCGCCGCTGCCCGAGGGGGAGGCGAAGCGGGCGATGGAGCTGCTCTGCGACTACATGGCCGACCGCACCAACTGA